One Triplophysa rosa linkage group LG21, Trosa_1v2, whole genome shotgun sequence DNA segment encodes these proteins:
- the LOC130544903 gene encoding uncharacterized protein LOC130544903 isoform X2: MHRRAAMRELTSNEETIALQSELEAVEKQIQDLLEKQTRLRERKTALETSRAEARKSVVSFHRDFNTPSTSTPRVSLHRAHASRTRSAQMNFTPAPAHPRRKARVRTGAMTQPPPPVFEIPTRNRFAALCETECNAVVIGDSIVRNVPAILKDDANVGAVVLHAGVNDVRMRQSEILKRDFRSLIETVRNASPTARIIVSGPLPTYRRGNEKFSRLFALNKWLMSWCIEQKLLFVDNFDLFWERPRLFRPDGLHPSSIGAVLLSDNISKTLRTA; this comes from the exons ATGCATAGGAGAGCAGCCATGAGAGAATTGACATCCA atgaggaaacgatcgcacttcagtcggaactggaggctgtggagaagcagatccaggatctactagagaagcagacacggctgcgagaacgaaaaacggcgctggaaacatccagagctgagGCTCGCAAATCCgtggtaagttttcatcgcgattttaatactccttccacttctactccgcgtgtttctctgcacagagcccacgcttcgagaacacggtcagcccaaatgaacttcactcctgcaccggcacacccacggcgaaaggctcGAGttaggactggagcgatgacccaaccgccgccaccggtcttcgagatcccgaccaggaaccgctttgccgccctctgcgagacggaatgcaacgctgtggtcatcggagactcaatcgtccggaac gtacctgcgatcctgaaggacgatgctaacgtcggagctgtcgtgctgcacgcgggggtgaatgacgtcaggatgaggcagtcggagatcctgaagagggacttcaggagtctgatcgagacggtacgcaacgcatcgcccacagcgaggatcatcgtatcagggccgcttcctacctaccgacgagggaatgaaaagttcagtagactatttgctctaaataaatggttgatgtcatggtgtattgaacagaagctgctctttgttgataattttgatctgttctgggagcgacctaggctcttccgccctgacggcctgcaccccagcagcatcggagcggttcttctgtctgacaacatctcaaagacgctacgcaccgcttga
- the LOC130544903 gene encoding uncharacterized protein LOC130544903 isoform X1, whose translation MHRRAAMRELTSNEETIALQSELEAVEKQIQDLLEKQTRLRERKTALETSRAEARKSVVSFHRDFNTPSTSTPRVSLHRAHASRTRSAQMNFTPAPAHPRRKARVRTGAMTQPPPPVFEIPTRNRFAALCETECNAVVIGDSIVRNVRAFSTKGKVHTHCFPGARVLDVSAQVPAILKDDANVGAVVLHAGVNDVRMRQSEILKRDFRSLIETVRNASPTARIIVSGPLPTYRRGNEKFSRLFALNKWLMSWCIEQKLLFVDNFDLFWERPRLFRPDGLHPSSIGAVLLSDNISKTLRTA comes from the exons ATGCATAGGAGAGCAGCCATGAGAGAATTGACATCCA atgaggaaacgatcgcacttcagtcggaactggaggctgtggagaagcagatccaggatctactagagaagcagacacggctgcgagaacgaaaaacggcgctggaaacatccagagctgagGCTCGCAAATCCgtggtaagttttcatcgcgattttaatactccttccacttctactccgcgtgtttctctgcacagagcccacgcttcgagaacacggtcagcccaaatgaacttcactcctgcaccggcacacccacggcgaaaggctcGAGttaggactggagcgatgacccaaccgccgccaccggtcttcgagatcccgaccaggaaccgctttgccgccctctgcgagacggaatgcaacgctgtggtcatcggagactcaatcgtccggaacgtacgcgctttctccactaaaggtaaggtgcacactcattgttttcctggcgcccgtgttcttgatgtctctgcgcaggtacctgcgatcctgaaggacgatgctaacgtcggagctgtcgtgctgcacgcgggggtgaatgacgtcaggatgaggcagtcggagatcctgaagagggacttcaggagtctgatcgagacggtacgcaacgcatcgcccacagcgaggatcatcgtatcagggccgcttcctacctaccgacgagggaatgaaaagttcagtagactatttgctctaaataaatggttgatgtcatggtgtattgaacagaagctgctctttgttgataattttgatctgttctgggagcgacctaggctcttccgccctgacggcctgcaccccagcagcatcggagcggttcttctgtctgacaacatctcaaagacgctacgcaccgcttga